Within the Fusarium keratoplasticum isolate Fu6.1 chromosome 1, whole genome shotgun sequence genome, the region TCTTCGCCAGAGAGGGGACCTTCCAAAGCCAATCAGCAatacgacgacgatgacgatgatgatcaatacgacgacgaccaagGCAGCGAGGATATGGACATTGAGACGAGTGCGCCAGCTCCAAACATGCACACACGGGCACCACCAAAGACTAACATGACCACAGGTGCAGGACCGGGTCCGCGAACCCTGCTTAAGGAGCGAAGCATACCGtaccctcttcctcgcagTCGGTCACCCGTAAAGACACAATTACTATCTCCCGCCCGAAGGAATCGAAACCTAGAACACCTCTCGTCACCAACGCGACGATCCATTGCCGAGGAGCGTGATCCCACCGTGACGCGAAAACTCGACTTTGGAGCCAAGTCCTCAGGACGCCCACGAGGTGGCGCGAATGGAATCAACGGCTCGCTTcccgaggaagaggaggaggaggatgcggaCGAGACAGAGGACGCCGACGAGCCCgagcaggaagaagaggtgtCCGACAACATGGATCTTTTGGAGCAGTCGCTGCAGATGGTCGAGGCCATGCATGGAGACTCTGTGTCGCCCGAACCCGAACCTGAACCCGAGCATTCAGAACCCCCATCAGAAGAAGACGAACCTCCCGTGAAGCAGCCCGTCGCAGCTAAGAAGGGCCGTGGACGACCCCCAAGGCCCAAGCCTGTGCAACAAGAACCGGAGGAGGAAccagtcgaggaggagcctgttgaggaggagtCCGAGGAAGACGCCGCGCCTGTGGCGCCCAAGAGAGGAAGGAAACCGAACAAGCCTGCTCCTCAGCCCAAGCAACCTAAAGCAGCCCCAACATCAAGAAAACGAAgagcagagccagagccagaagaggatgacCAACCTGAAGACGAGGTCTCAGAACCAGAGCCTGAAGAGAGCGCTCCCCAGGCCAAGAAACAGCGTACTGCACCTGTCAAGCCTTCAAAACCAGCGGCCAAGGCGGTAGCATCAAAGGCTCCGGGCAGGCCCAAAGGAAGGCCACCACGCAGCAAAGCTCCAGCAGAAGAGGCTGGAGAGACTTCGTTCGCCGCTCTTCAACGCGGTCCGCCAATGCCCAAGTCGCGAGGCCTTGTGTCTGTTCGCCACGATGCAGAAGAGGTTCGGACGACGAGATCTGGCCGCCACTCTTTCAAGCCCCTGGACTGGTGGAGAGGCGACAAGGTtgtccaggaggaggaagagtttgACGGTGTGACGGGCCGGGATAAGTTTGTATTGACCACCATCAAGGAGGTTATCCGCAAACCTCAAGAGGAGGCGCCTGTTAAGAAGGCCAGGGGCCGTGCAAAGGGCAGACCCAAACGTGCTCCAGAGGTTGAACTCGAGGACTGGGAGCTCAACCCAGGCGTTGTCAATGGCGAGGTCATCCTGTGGGAGCCGGAGCACGAGCTACACCCCCcggccgacgacgagcccGTCGAGGTCATGGAGGATCGTGTGGCGATAGCGGGCAACGCCATTCAGACTAAGGACATCCACGACACGACGTTCCGCTTCGCCAAGACGCTCACGACGCCGTTTATTGGTGCTGGTATTGTCGATCTACCCCCGGGCTCCGATAAGCGCCCAAAGAACTCGCGCAAGATGCACATGGTCTTCTTTCTACATTCTGGAAAGGTGCTTGTCACGGTCAACGAAGCTTCGTTCCGGCTCTCCGCCGGAGGCATGTGGTTTGTACCAAGAGGTGTGTTGATCCCTTGATATTGAAGACTACTAGCGACTAACTCCCTTGCAGGAAACTACTACAGCATAACAAACGACTACGACAAGCCCGCGCGcatcttcttttcccagGGATGCGAGGTGACATCCCAACCAACAGAAGGAGAGCAGTCCCAGCTGTCCGTAATGGCATGATCGTGTGCAAGACGGCGTTGTCACCCTGGGAGGAGTTTCGTGTATATACTGGGACCTGTTGCCGTTGTGTCTGGCGGCGCAGGGAAAAGGAGTTTTTCTTGCTGGAGGCATCCCTCTTTTTTTGTTGGTAACCTCGGGACGAGTGGGTTTGAGGGTTTCAAGCCATTGTCGAATTCTGGCCTCGAAGGGAGTCGTATTGAACAAGAGGTCGACGTTACGATTTATGTGTTGTTAGGGCGGTTAGGTTGTATACCATTCATGAAACAGGGTGATTCAAGTCGAGGACTTGTTGTAATGAATTTGCGGTCACGTTCACGTTGAGCCAGTGACAACAAATGATGTTTCATCCATGCCATGTGAATGGTGCAGATTGATGCTATCGAGAAGGGGATCCGACGACAATTTCACTCCAGAGGGCAAATCTTGAACACACCAACTCAGGGATACTTATTCACGATGCATGCACGTAGTATGTCAAATAGGTCACTGAAATATCCACATCATGGTTGAAAATGTTAACCTCGAGTTCATCTACTCTGGTGAAGTGTAGCCAAGCTTATCAGCCGACCCAGACTACAAATAGCAATCTCCAAAAAAACAAAGCCGTACTCTAACTCGTAGAGACAAACTTGCTCCTAGGCGCCCAAGACACACAAAACACTCATCAGGCTTCTTCCTGCCTGTCCAAAGACAAAACATGTGCTCCGAAAACACCATGCAATGCGATGTCATGTAATACGATGCTCAGTAATCAATCAGCCTCAACTTCTTTCCAATATCACGACGACGGGCCTGTGCCTGCGCCGCCCGTTCCGAAGCCCGCGTCTCCGTAGTCGTCTCAAACTGCACGTGGCgagccttgagagcctgCAGAAGCATGCCAGCATCAAAGAAACCATCTGGGAGTATTGTTAGTAACGAGTTGTATACAAAGGACTTGGCTTAGAAACTTACATCCACCcatctcgtcatcctcaCTGAAGGTACTGCTCTCGTTGGTGGGAGAGGTTGTGCCGGTGGCTGAACGGAGGCTGTCAACGGCAGTGATGGGGCGTCCACGGCTCTTAACTCGGCTGATGGGCTTGGGCctctcgacctcgacctctcGAGCACGGCTGGCCTTGCCGGTAGACATCTTGCGGTTGCTGATGCGCAGGATGCGGCGGATCTCGAGGAGGTAGCTCTCGAGGGTGTCGACAAAACGCTTGGTCTGACGATGCTTGCTGGCAACGCAGATAGCGAGTCCATCATCCTTGATAATGTATCCAATACCGAAACCATCTCCAGAGGTAGGGCCGAATCCAAACTGGCGAAGAGCAGGGTTTCCGCAGTTGGACGTagagatgatggtgttgttcaGCTTGTCCCATCCAGAGTCGGCAAACATGAGAGGCAGAGGGTTCTGATCCCGCGAACGAGAGTTGGTGCTGTATCCGCGCTCGCGCGAGGAGGGCTTCACCTCGACACCATCTGTAGATGGAAATGAACCGTTGCTGACAGGCGATCCCACACGGTCCGAGTACCCATCGGGGCTAGAGTAACCTGTACTGTTCAAGTTGCTGTCAAGGTCTTCATCCAGGCTCCTCTGCCACACAGAGAAGAGGGCATAGAGGTGGCGATCACAACCCTCAGCCTTGGAGCACTGTCGGGTGTTGGCAGTGTGCTTCTGGCAAGCCTTCTTGAGCGCCTCGATCTTGGACTCGGCCGGGTTATCAGCCCAGAAGCTCTGGACAAAGTCGACAACCTCGGGAGAGACAGTTCGGATGGCCTCAGTTCGGCCGTGCAAGAAcatcttggtcatggccggCTCGTAAGTGCACTCAACTCGGCCATACAGACCGTAGTAGGCAGCCTGGAAAGCCATCTGGACAAAGGCATCGGGAGAGAAGCCCATCGAGGTGATGAAGTTCTTTCCGTAGTGGCTAAAGTCCAGGGTCTGAAACTCGTTCTGCTCAATCAAGTCGGCCAACCTGGTCTCAGCAAATCGGACCGCGACGCTGAGCTCAGGAATCATGTCCCACTCGAGCTTCCGGGGAGTAACGCTGACATCGCCAAAGCTCTCAGGGTCACGCTTGGAGGGATCCGGACTGGATGAGGCCCAGAGCGAAGGGGCCATGCCGTTGATGGTGCGGGCGAAACGGAGGATGGTGTCAGTATAAACGTCACTAGCGAACCGAAGAACCGTGTGACCGTCGACGCCCGTGTGCTCAAAGTTGATTCCGGCGCTTCCGTTCTTGCAGACAATGATCTGGAGCTTGTCATACCAGCGGTTGGTGCAAGTTCCGATCTGGACACCCTTCTCAATCTCACTGGTGCCGCAAAGCATATTCTGGCacagagcagcagcatcggCAGGCTCCGTGTAGTCCAGGCAGAGGACGAAGAGAGCCGAGTCGACAATGCCGAGAGAGTCAGCGTTGTTGGAATCAGGCTCACTGGTCAGGACGTCTCGAAGTCCGGACCAGATCTTGCGGTTCTCAGTGCTCAGGACACCCAGGGCGCCCTTTGCAGCCTCCTGAATGGGGATTTGAGTGGCATCATCGATGATGGTCTGCAGGTTGATGGAAATATCCTTCTCGGTCATGATGAGATCCGAGTTGTCGTCCAAGACATCAAACCAGTAGAACTGGCCATGGCACATGACGACAATGTGCTTCGACTCGGGGTCTTGCTCGATCTGGCAACCGGCCTCGGTAGGGACTCGGGCAGTGCCGAAAAGTCGTGAAAACTGGTACATACACAGGGGGGtgcccttgatcttgtctggggcaagctcctccttACGGACGGCTCGAACAAACTCGAGGGATGAGACAACTAGGGATGCCGCTCGGGTGACCTGGTTGTTGCGAGCGGGGGTCGGATCATCCTCCAGGAGGAAAAAggggttgaggttgagaacaACGGGGTTGTCGTAGTTTAGGTAGGAATCATACCCTGCCAAGTGTCAGTGATGATTTGAGAGAGTGAAGGAAGTAGTACATACAAAACTGCTCAATGTAGCTGGTCTTTCCCTGGGCATAAGCCTTCAGCTTCTCCTGCAGCTCAGGGCCATCGCCCTTGAGGAACTCGTTCACAGCATGCTGAGTCTCTGCGTGCTCCCGGACCGTCTGGAGGGGCTTAAGGGCTTCGAGGTATCGCTTGCAGGTGGCATCCAGCTCAGGGATGGGGAGTTTCGGGAGCTTGTCCTGGCCAGAGAAGGTGATgccgccctccttcttggactcGCTGTAGGTAGCCATGGGAACTCGCTTGTAGTCGCCGTTGAGTCTGGCGGACGAGTCACGTCGTTGCTGAGGAAGTTCGGGGATCTCAGGGACAGAACGAGGAACGGAGGCGTCGATGGGTGCCGACTTGGGAGTAGGCTCAGAGAGTCTCTCTCCAAGAGGCTGGGGAAGGGTGAAGGTGCGGACTTGAGTCATGGTGTCAGTTGTGAGGGTCGTAGGAGTCGATGAGAAAACGAAGTCTAAGCGTAAAGAGGTGACACGCTTGTGCTAACGTTGAGGCCGCGGAGAGCGGTGCGGTAAAAGTAGTGACAGTTTTCTTGGAGGAAATAGTCTGGCATTACACGATGGGCATTCTAGTATTGGAAGAGATGGGTTGGTGGGTAACAGAGTCCAAAGGATCAACTCGAGAGGGCATAGGGCTCTGATATAAAGCAAACGGCCATGACCTCGCTGACTTAGACAAGAGTCAAGTGGACCCGCCACGCACCCTCCGCACACCCTCCGCACTCAACTGGGGGTAGCCGAGCAAGAGGGATGGCTTCTGGGGGAGTGAGGGCAGGCAACGGTTGTGATAGGGCCAGCAGGCCTGTCAAGGCAAACGGTAGGTGATGAGACTTCTCCGCAGGTCCGACAGCCAGCAGTGCCGAACGAACGTGGGTGCAGGGAGTATCGAGGTAGAACGATCCAGGCACGGAGACTTACCGGGGACGGGACGGAGCCACAGCGCACAGCTATGCAGAAGGCGAGAAAACCCCGAGCGAGACGAGAGCCGGTAAGAACAAGTTGATGCCGAGTCGGTGGGACGGTATCACTGGACAAAGCGTCTGAGGCAGGTTGCGACAGGGCAGGGGACTCGAGGCATCAAAAGAAGCACGAGGCTGGCCGGCTATGTACCTGGACAAACGGGTGGCATCCAAGAGCAGACAAGTAGGTACCTAGGAGAGCCAGGAACGGTTCTTCGCAACGTGTCGCTCGGGTTGGAGGGGCGCTGTGCCGTCACGGAAGGCTCCCGAGCAGTAGCCTCGCAGCAATCAGAAGCCGTCTAAGCTGGAGGTTGTCTTCGGACGACGGGATGTTGGCAATAACGGTGCCAGACTCGGAGCCGTGACGGAGAGCAGAGTCAATCGGCCTAAGCCTGGACCGGGGACGGTCTGAACAGGATCCACTCCCAAGACAAGTTGGAGGCCGAGGGGCGGCGTGTAACTGGCTGGATAGGTGTGCTTCTCCAGCGTTTTGGCCAGCTTATGACGGAGAGTGTCCGGCCTGGGATGACAGTCTGAACGCTGAACCCCGAACCCCACGATTCAACCTGTGATGAGGGGAAATCAGCTGCGAGAGCATTACCGAAGTTGGGGTCTCGTCAGGTGGCAATGCCATGTCTCTCTTCCCCTCTCTTGTGGCTGTTTGTGCcctcctgctgctgtgcGCACGCGCCCTCGAGATGCCTGGGGGGCAGTCGAGTGCCGCGGTCTAATGGTCTGATGTCTTTCATGTGCCGGCCAGAGTTTGAAAGGTTATCTGATCTGATGTGATGGACGTTCCTGGTGTCACTATGTTTGGGTGGGCGCGATGGCCGCTTGCGAATTCAAGACAGCTAGAGTGGGACTTGGAGAAGACCGGCCCCGGCGTCATGGGTCGCAGTCGTCGCCTGGGCTGACGCTGGCCCATTCATACCTGGCCGATTAGTATCCAGGGATCGCAGACTCTCTGGGCCACATTTCGGTGCCGGTAGCAAGTTTGACGATCCGGGGCGTGTTCTAGGCTAGACTTGCTCGCAACCGGCATGGCCGACGCAAGCGGGAGCGCTGGGTAAAGCTCTACGCGGAGAGACCTCAAAATCATGGCTTGTAATTATTTCTCCGGGTTGCTTCTTGCTCGAGAAAATTCCGCCGTGATACCGGTGCTATCCGAGACGGAATGAAGACTTTAATGTCCTGTACGAGGATTGTTCAAGAGGGTGTGATAACAATCAAGGGTGTGTGGCAAGGAGCCAAGCCGAGAGATGGCAAGGGAAGACAGGGAACCGACAACAGCGCAGAGCTTTCAGATCTGACAGGGAATAACATTGCGGTACTGGTCTCCATGCTGCTGGGCAGTGTTCGCATTCCCGAGGGCCAACGGAGCCGGTCCTGGAGGGTGTGCTATGCTGGACGGACAGCGAACGGCTGGGACGGCCGGCCACGGTCAGGGCCGTTCTCGGTTCGGTCCAAAGGACGCCAGGGAAAAAAAGCTTCGATACCACAGCTTCATTTCGTCATGGCCGCGCCCCGAAACGTGGTTCCCGCAGTGGGGAGCGGCGCCAAAAAAGCAGGCCGATGACGGGCACCACGGAAGAGAGCAGGCAGTGTGTGGGTGGATTAGATCCTCCAAAGGTGACTGGATGGCGTGTCATTGAAGGCCTGCAGGATTTGCTAGGTTGTTGGACGAAcgctcgaggccgagacaTTGTTCATGGGGAAATTTTTACTTCTTTTCCTGGATTCTGGCTTGAGGAGGGCGCTCGTCCAGCGTGGCAATTGGGGGGAAGGAAGATGGGGGATCCCGCGGGGTAACCCTGCCTTGCACCTTCCTGCTTACACCTTGGACCTTGCACCCTGTTATCACCTCAAAACGGGCATCTCTCGGCATGAGCATTGTATCTGTAGAAGAATTTTCATTACTGTGACTAGATTCTCTTGTCTGATCTCGAGGAAATTTGATTCTGCAACGCTATTTCAAGCGTGTACCAGCTGGCGCTTGGATATCTCACAGCTCGGCTTTCAACCGAGGTTTTGGGGTGGTGTCAGGTGACAGGTCACGTGCAATATGATGTCATTGTTTGATCCGAAACCCCGGCGTTGTTCTCCACCCGTCCCGCCGAACTGGGCCCTTGGCCggctctgctgctcctcttCCGGAGGCCCGGCCCCGGCCCCGGTTCGATCCACACTCAGCAAAAGCCGGACGGTATGGGTCTGCTTCGGACAAGTGAACGGGGCCCACTATCATTACCTTGTACATCAAATAGCAGCCTCCCCAACTTCAGTTCGCAACCGACTTCGCTGGTTTTTGACTGGAAATTCTTCCTTCCCTACAGACTATCTGCTGCTAGTTGGGCAGGTGTCTTGTGCTTCCTTGCTCTATAGCCAGCTTATGCTCTTCTTTGAGATTGTCGGCAAGTTTCATCAGCGAGCACAATTACCATGCACTATTCTGACACAAAATCATCTATCTGATCATATCCCAGTCTGCCTGACATGATGGTCGTGATGGTAGATGATCTAGTAATGTGATCTTACGCGGCCAGCACTGGAAGATGAATATCATACGGATACCGGCACGTTCTTCGCTTGGGGAGGCCTCATCTACGTCGCAACGAGTAAGATCGTGTAGCTCCATGACagggagatggtgatgatttcCATGAGTTGTCGTCTACGGTTGAAAACTGCCAGGAGATTTTTCCAGAATGAGCATCTCATTCGAGCTGTCAAAGGGTCGCGCTAACCTGTTTCGGAGTTCCATTCGAGAATGCCAGGCGCTATACCATTTTTGGAAAGCCATTCGAGGTCCGCTTCTGCCTCGCTTCACAGCCCTACGAGCATAGCATCCTATACGGAACGGTCAATCCGACCGTATTACAACCCTGAAAAGAGGTCCCTGTGGTTTTCCATTGGCTCAGATCTTTGTTTCTCTTCTAGGATAGGAAAAGCCATTCAAGATATGTTCGAGAATTACGCCTCAGCCTCCCAGTAGCTAATTGATCTACTCAAGCTTCAATCAACAACCCACAACTTGAGGATATTGTGggacgttgatgatgaatcCATGAACAGGGTTGTTCTCGAGTTTTATGATAAATATAGTTGTTTGACCTCACTTCTCTAAGTTCCATCTCGAGTCCCATATCCAACTCTTCAACTATTCAACCCCCTTGACTACCTCCTCTCGCTCAACCTTCTTTGACTGATAACATTTCTCAACCTTAGCTTCCGCCAGACTAGTAAAGCATCATGATCTCGTTAGTCAAAAAGGCCATTCGGTCACAGCGTAATAAAACGCCAACAACGCCACCCGCACCATCCATGGAACTCCAAGAGACTCGGCCTGAGACGACAAACAAGCAACCACAATGCATTCACCGCGATGGATCTGAGCCCTCGAATGAGCCATGCCCAACTTGTGCTGCAGACAAGAAAGCCGCTACGAAATACCGATGGAAGATCATTCTTGGCCTGGTGGCACCCtttgcccttcaggccctcgATTCAACAATGTAGGCAATTCGTCATTTGGCAACCCCCATGGTGCTGACCTCTTTCCTAGTATCGCAAGCGCTCTACCTTGGATTGCCGGTGATTTTAATGAAATCTCACAACTGAACTGGATTGTCTCATCATTCAACCTCACTTCGGCCGCCTTCATCCCCTTCTGGGCACAGATGGCCGATGTCTTTGGCCGAAACGCCTCCCTCAACGCagccgtcatcttcatgcTGATCGGCAGCGCACTCTGCACAGGTGCCCCTACCAATGCGTTCCCAGTTCTTCTACTTGGTCGAGGTTTCCAGGGtcttgcagcagcaggcCTGAATGTTGTTGTTCGTACCATTCTGGCCGACAAGGTCTCGCTACAGGAGAACGCCAGGAATTGGGCCATCTTTGCGCTTGTGGGTGGCATCTCTTATGCAATTGGCCCTGTCATTGGTGGTAAGTTGCTCTTCCCTTGTGGTTTCGCATCACTTTGGAGATAGCCGGGACTGACATGGACTGTTAGGATATCTTACCAACGCGGACTGGAGATGGTGCTTTGCCATTAACCTTCCTATTGCCGTGGTGGCTCTTGTCATCGTCTTCTTTATCCTACGAAAAGAGCTTCTCGGTCCTCAGCCCATCCCCGAGCTCAACGAAACCGCCGAAACCGGAAGGAGGACCAAGTTCATTGCCAGGCTCAAGACGGTGGATGTTGGTGGTCAGCTCCTGTtcatctttggctttggcctcatcatcctcgccatgaCTTGGGGTGGCGCAACCTACCCCTGGGGTTCAGCCGCTGTGATTGTCCCTCTCGTTCTTGGAGTCATCTGCACCGGTGTCTTTCTATACTGGGAGTATCTCTTGGCTCCTGGAAACACCATGGCTGAGAAGCTTCCTTGGCAGCGGGCGATGATTCCCTGGGACTTGATTTCTAACAGAGACATTGGTCTTCTCTTCTACTGCGAGTGTGCCACAGGAATGGGCATGTACGCCGTAAGTGTTGACCCTTCTTGGTATGGTGTACGTTTCTAACTTGAATAGGTGCTCTATTTCTGCAACATCTACTTCATTGCTGTCAGGGTATGTCTTTTTAGGCTGTGTTTGTACCAAGGCGTAATCTAACAGTGTTACAGGGTTACGAGCCTGATAAAGCTGGTGTGCAGCTTCTGTACTTTGTTCCTGGACTGGGAGGTTTGTCCCCTCAGGTAACCCGACGCACTGCGAATTTATTGCTCACGCTCATATAGCTGGTGTTTACATCTGCTCTTTCATGTGCAATCGGTGGCCCCGCATGACCTTTCCCTGCGTGTTCCTGGGAACTCTTGTGGAAGCGATCGGTATCGGCCTGCTTGGCTGGGCTATTTGggccgagaagctcagcACCATCTTTGGGATGATGGCTCTTGTCGGGTGTGGCAGTGGTATGCGATTCATGGCCTCGCCACTTCATGGAATTGGTCTATTCAAGAACCTCCGTGCTTCGGTCATCGGCTTGATGGCCGTTGCTGTTCCCTTTGGTGGCACTATTGGGTTGACCATCATGTCGACTGTCTTCAACAACACTTCCGGTATCGActcgagcagcagcgactTTACCGAAGTTcagtcatcatcctcatccagcGAGCTCAAGGGGCAGGCCATTCACGATGCCAAGATGGGCGTTGTGTGGGCATTCGTTGCTATTACCCCGTTTGTCGCACTGGTAAGTTTACACCTCTCTCGGTCCTTGATTGTCATCTAACCTTTTATCAGGCATTCCCCTTCGCAGCCTGTCTTGGCAAtgtcaagcttggccagggTCCTCCCAGCTCGGAGGGCCCAACAGACATCGTGGTTCAAGGCTCTTATCTTCTCAAGCTGCTTAGAGGTCAGGAGAAGTTTGGAGTTGAAAAGGCGGGATATAGACTCGAGAGTTCGCATGGCAGGGGATGGTCAGGAAGCACAGGCTCGGGAGAGCGGGGTGACCAGCAAGTCTAGACTATAATATCGAGGGCGATGGAGTGGTAGTTGATTTAACGGGTTGGGCATTGATATAGTATTTAGACAGCGATTTGTTTGACCATGACATTTCTCAAGCGCAAGATAGAATATACCCTTTGTTTGTTTAATGGCGGTATAGAGCTTGCTTGGACAACCCGTGAGACGTGTTATCATGACGGGCGGTGACACTGATTATCAGGGTGCCGAGATCGGCGCCTCGGAGTCAGCTCTGTATCAAATAGATGGTTACAACATGTTGACTCTGCCGTACTTATGGCACGCATATATCTCCGGAATGCAACTTATAACCTCTCGAGATAGCAAGGTTTCCTTAGATAAAGCAAAGAACACGGAGCGCCAAGTTCCGTCGGGCCGCCTATGTATTGCAGTGACAGCAAATGATTAGCTGGGACCAATTCCCGGCAATAATCGCATGACCTGACTTTAGGCCTTACGGGAAAACATGGATGCGAATGCGATGCGTCTATTTTATCTCCAACCCCCGCCAAAAACGTGAAGTTTCCCATCAGACCTGGCTTGAATATCGGTTTTTTACACTTTCTAGGCCAATTGAGTCACGTTATCCTCCTCTTTAAcccgccatcatgaaggacatggaggttgacgaggagcagAGCCCGAACCCTCGATTCTGGCTCGAGTTTCGCACTtttgatgatggcctctCGGAGCATCCACATGCCAAGAAGACATCGCCTTCCTCGCTCACCGCATTTCCCCAGTTCACGCAGCTCCCTCCTGAGCTGCGCCTGAGGATATGGTCCTACCTCATCCAGCCGCGCATCGTTGTCGTCTGCTGTATGCAGCGCGATGAGCGCCTTGGTGAAAGAATTAAGGAACTCGACTCGCGATCTCACGGCAGATCAGTACCGGTTCTCCTACACGTCAACCGCGAGTCGCGATATCTCGCGCTGGAGCACTACGAGCTCACATTTTCCTGGCgcatctccaagctcctcTCGGACACGCCCGTTTCGGCACCCGCACGGGTCTGGTTCAACTTTGCGCTCGACGCCGTCTGGCTGGCGGGCGAGTTGGAGGCTTACGACTCGTACGGCTTCAACTCGCCCATGGTGTATTTCCTGCGCCGCGAGGACACGCGGAGGGTACGGCACGTGGCCTGCATGCTGGCCGAGCTAGGATATCCGCGCCAGGAGAGCGACCAGGTTTTCGGGTGTCTGTGGCACGTCGTTGATGGATTTCCTACCATTGAGAGGCTCCTGCTGACGGTAGGCGAGGGAGATgacgaggccgtcaagggTAGTAAGCTGATGAGCCCGGACAATGTGATGCAGAAGATCTGGAGCGGGTGGCTGGGCGGGTCGACGACTAAGACGAGTTCGAGGATGGCGCATaagcagatgatgatgattcaGGAAGAGGACCTATCGAGTTTTGTAGCAGATCTTTGAGGGACATAGACTGGGTTTGGGGCACGCTGGTCGGCTCGTGAGATGTGGTTTGCTTATTGTTGGTTACATGTTGAGCTCAAGCTATAGACATAGAGGAATTTTTTATCAAGACAGTTTACGGGAGTGTATCAATGATGATCCTTTATTGGCCTTGCAAACCAACGACCACGAACCGACTCTAGTGATCAAGATTTTGATCTCTTGTAAATATATACACATATTTGGCGTTGGGGAAAGATGAATATCCTCCTCTCAGCGGCTTGTCCTGGTACAGTGATCACGGTGGTTCTTCTAGCCGAAGGCTCAGACTGACGCTCCAAGGGTCGGCAACATGACGATAACATCGATACTCATTGCAGAGGTTTTGAATTCAGGCGTATATAGGGGAGAAGGGGAATAGCCTATCTCATTATCCTGCATACGGGAGTCGAGCATTAGATATGGCGGAAGTCGAGCAGCGGTCGTTGATGATGCTAGCCTTGTTCACGTGAAGACTGGACTTGTCTTGCTAAGAGCTGACCATACCATACCTATCCCATGAAAGTTTCCAGAAAACATCTCGTTGGATACATTAGGAGGGTTAAACCAGGCGCTCAACCAATCAATTGGTGAGCGTTATCTAACTTCATCGCTGGCAACTGAGTGACGTTGAACAGAGGGGTGTCGCTTGAATGGAGAGACTCCCTCCCACCGGCCATCTCGATCTAGCGCATGCTAGGGTTCATCGTGCATCAAAATGAGCAGAC harbors:
- a CDS encoding Carn-acyltransf domain-containing protein, with the protein product MTQVRTFTLPQPLGERLSEPTPKSAPIDASVPRSVPEIPELPQQRRDSSARLNGDYKRVPMATYSESKKEGGITFSGQDKLPKLPIPELDATCKRYLEALKPLQTVREHAETQHAVNEFLKGDGPELQEKLKAYAQGKTSYIEQFWYDSYLNYDNPVVLNLNPFFLLEDDPTPARNNQVTRAASLVVSSLEFVRAVRKEELAPDKIKGTPLCMYQFSRLFGTARVPTEAGCQIEQDPESKHIVVMCHGQFYWFDVLDDNSDLIMTEKDISINLQTIIDDATQIPIQEAAKGALGVLSTENRKIWSGLRDVLTSEPDSNNADSLGIVDSALFVLCLDYTEPADAAALCQNMLCGTSEIEKGVQIGTCTNRWYDKLQIIVCKNGSAGINFEHTGVDGHTVLRFASDVYTDTILRFARTINGMAPSLWASSSPDPSKRDPESFGDVSVTPRKLEWDMIPELSVAVRFAETRLADLIEQNEFQTLDFSHYGKNFITSMGFSPDAFVQMAFQAAYYGLYGRVECTYEPAMTKMFLHGRTEAIRTVSPEVVDFVQSFWADNPAESKIEALKKACQKHTANTRQCSKAEGCDRHLYALFSVWQRSLDEDLDSNLNSTGYSSPDGYSDRVGSPVSNGSFPSTDGVEVKPSSRERGYSTNSRSRDQNPLPLMFADSGWDKLNNTIISTSNCGNPALRQFGFGPTSGDGFGIGYIIKDDGLAICVASKHRQTKRFVDTLESYLLEIRRILRISNRKMSTGKASRAREVEVERPKPISRVKSRGRPITAVDSLRSATGTTSPTNESSTFSEDDEMGGYGFFDAGMLLQALKARHVQFETTTETRASERAAQAQARRRDIGKKLRLIDY
- a CDS encoding 2EXR domain-containing protein is translated as MKDMEVDEEQSPNPRFWLEFRTFDDGLSEHPHAKKTSPSSLTAFPQFTQLPPELRLRIWSYLIQPRIVVVCCMQRDERLGERIKELDSRSHGRSVPVLLHVNRESRYLALEHYELTFSWRISKLLSDTPVSAPARVWFNFALDAVWLAGELEAYDSYGFNSPMVYFLRREDTRRVRHVACMLAELGYPRQESDQVFGCLWHVVDGFPTIERLLLTVGEGDDEAVKGSKLMSPDNVMQKIWSGWLGGSTTKTSSRMAHKQMMMIQEEDLSSFVADL
- a CDS encoding MFS domain-containing protein; translated protein: MISLVKKAIRSQRNKTPTTPPAPSMELQETRPETTNKQPQCIHRDGSEPSNEPCPTCAADKKAATKYRWKIILGLVAPFALQALDSTIIASALPWIAGDFNEISQLNWIVSSFNLTSAAFIPFWAQMADVFGRNASLNAAVIFMLIGSALCTGAPTNAFPVLLLGRGFQGLAAAGLNVVVRTILADKVSLQENARNWAIFALVGGISYAIGPVIGGYLTNADWRWCFAINLPIAVVALVIVFFILRKELLGPQPIPELNETAETGRRTKFIARLKTVDVGGQLLFIFGFGLIILAMTWGGATYPWGSAAVIVPLVLGVICTGVFLYWEYLLAPGNTMAEKLPWQRAMIPWDLISNRDIGLLFYCECATGMGMYAVLYFCNIYFIAVRGYEPDKAGVQLLYFVPGLGAGVYICSFMCNRWPRMTFPCVFLGTLVEAIGIGLLGWAIWAEKLSTIFGMMALVGCGSGMRFMASPLHGIGLFKNLRASVIGLMAVAVPFGGTIGLTIMSTVFNNTSGIDSSSSDFTEVQSSSSSSELKGQAIHDAKMGVVWAFVAITPFVALAFPFAACLGNVKLGQGPPSSEGPTDIVVQGSYLLKLLRGQEKFGVEKAGYRLESSHGRGWSGSTGSGERGDQQV